From a region of the Rhipicephalus microplus isolate Deutch F79 unplaced genomic scaffold, USDA_Rmic scaffold_13, whole genome shotgun sequence genome:
- the LOC142783981 gene encoding uncharacterized protein LOC142783981 translates to MASSQASVPDLCGSEIERFLDAVQQHPCVYDTKSLDYRNAERKSNAWEQIRVYSGLSKVDECLKLWKRLSDRYTRELKAIEATKRSGSGYMSRRAWEFTESMAFYKHCGRQRKMTCSREPATYNDDGETAESIFATMEKTPPSPSGVESPMDSPQELSMPATPPPLAERPPETGKPEAAPKHKKGKKNDNFEEQLLCKLDSKMAENEAFGISIGFSLDNMPRKVHCKQKLS, encoded by the exons ATGGCGTCTTCGCAAGCAAGCGTACCGGACCTGTGCGGCTCTGAGATTGAGAGGTTTTTGGACGCCGTTCAGCAACATCCTTGTGTCTATGACACCAAAAGTCTGGACTACCGGAATGCGGAGCGAAAAAGCAATGCGTGGGAGCAGATACGTGTGTACTCCGGCCTCTCAAAAG TCGATGAGTGCCTGAAACTGTGGAAGCGGCTGAGCGATCGGTATACTCGTGAACTGAAAGCTATTGAAGCGACGAAAAGGAGTGGCAGCGGCTACATGTCTCGACGGGCCTGGGAATTCACGGAGTCCATGGCCTTTTACAAACACTGCGGCCGTCAGAGGAA AATGACATGCAGTCGGGAGCCAGCCACTTATAATGATGATGGCGAGACCGCCGAGAGCATCTTTGCAACTATGGAAAAAACGCCGCCATCACCCTCAGGTGTTGAAAGTCCCATGGATTCCCCACAGGAGCTATCGATGCCAGCAACGCCACCACCATTGGCAGAACGGCCACCGGAAACCGGTAAACCAGAGGCTGCACCAAAGcataaaaaagggaaaaagaacgACAACTTTGAAGAGCAGCTGTTGTGCAAACTCGACAGCAAAATGGCAGAAAATGAGGCATTTGGAATATCAATTGGCTTCAGCTTAGACAACATGCCACGTAAGgtgcactgtaagcaaaaactatcctag